The following proteins are co-located in the Gossypium hirsutum isolate 1008001.06 chromosome A02, Gossypium_hirsutum_v2.1, whole genome shotgun sequence genome:
- the LOC107951034 gene encoding agamous-like MADS-box protein AGL104, producing SCSIFPRRCLKLQIKRIENTTNRQVTFSKRRNGLIKKAYELSVLCDIDVALIMFSPSGRLSLFSLSLFSRNKSIEEILERYVNLPEHERGRLRNKEFLLKALGKLRDEADQIQTYQAAGSPESTDSQLEELQQEIGKCKSRIADIQRRLRIFEGEEITTLSQAEFHEQILEETLHQVRLRKQGLQENATSSSSALDWIRKKDPQVHILNFLESNGLLPQRDECQSVAENILPPLDGEGIINVGDQLSPTRSGLDKSKNMQRTELGQVNDVNLSPWTELYSTVAGNDSFPDGQPAAGGGGRALLELYVSQFTQSAISTMNQNHT from the exons TCCTGTTCTATCTTCCCTAGACGTTGCCTAAAGCTCCAGATCAAGAGGATAGAGAATACAACAAACAGGCAGGTCACTTTCTCTAAAAGGAGAAATGGACTTATCAAGAAAGCTTATGAACTTTCTGTTCTCTGTGATATTGATGTAGCTCTTATCATGTTTTCCCCCTCTGGAAGACTTAGTCTCTTCTCTCTTAGTCTCTTCTCTCGAAATAAAAG CATTGAGGAGATTCTCGAACGGTATGTTAATCTTCCAGAGCATGAGAGAGGAAG ACTGCGAAATAAAGAG tTTCTACTAAAGGCACTTGGAAAGCTAAGGGATGAAGCTGATCAAATTCAGACCTACCAAGCAGCTGG CAGCCCAGAGAGCACGGATTCCCAACTTGAG gagTTGCAGCAAGAGATTGGTAAATGCAAGTCCCGGATTGCAGATATACAAAGAAGACTAAG GATATTTGAAGGTGAAGAAATCACAACGTTGAGTCAGGCTGAGTTCCACGAGCAGATCCTAGAGGAAACACTGCATCAAGTCCGCCTGCGCAAG CAAGGTTTACAGGAAAATGCCACAAGTTCAAGCAGTGCCTTGGATTGGATACGCAAGAAAGATCCACAAGTTCATATCTTGAACTTTTTGGAGTCAAATGGTCTTCTACCTCAAAG AGATGAATGCCAGTCTGTAGCTGAAAATATCTTACCACCCCTTGATGGAGAAGGAATAATAAATGTCGGGGATCAGTTGAGCCCCACCAGAAGTGGTTTGGACAAGAGCAAGAATATGCAACGTACTGAGTTGGGACAAGTTAATGATGTCAACTTGTCCCCTTGGACTGAACTCTATTCTACAG TGGCAGGGAATGATAGTTTTCCAGATGGACAGCCAGCAGCAGGAGGAGGAGGAAGAGCACTCCTCGAACTATATGTGTCTCAGTTTACACAATCAGCCATCTCGACAATGAACCAAAACCATACATGA